A section of the Chryseobacterium scophthalmum genome encodes:
- a CDS encoding glycoside hydrolase family 95-like protein → MLLQSYDGYLYLLPALPNALPNGWVKGLKASGGFEIDLDWKNSKLTKITIKSTIGGNARIRVAKKFKFTI, encoded by the coding sequence ATGCTTTTACAAAGTTATGACGGATATTTATACCTGCTGCCAGCACTTCCGAATGCCTTACCTAATGGTTGGGTGAAAGGTCTGAAAGCAAGTGGCGGTTTTGAAATTGATCTGGACTGGAAAAATTCTAAACTTACCAAAATTACCATTAAATCTACAATAGGCGGAAATGCGCGAATTAGAGTAGCAAAAAAATTTAAATTTACAATCTAA
- a CDS encoding aldo/keto reductase: protein MDILNQRHKVGLGGVAIGTAFSDISDITASNILSTAWDAGMRYFDTSPWYGLTKSERRFGEYLKSKRRDEFVFSTKVGRLFKEVPKDQVPPTMWKNPLDYDFIHDYTSDGVKRSIEESLKRTGLSYIDIIYVHDLSEDQVGDRYPYFLKQAQNGAFKALSELRDEGVIKAWGMGVNKIEPILDCLNSADPDICLSATQYSILEHEDAVDRLLPAVKKAGVKLVSGAGFNSGYLAGRERYNYKNQIPKSIAEKYEKLKNIAEKYQVNLIDASIQFVLAAEEFASIIPGASKPEQVIQNAKATQINIPAEFWTDLKSESIIYEKVAIPK, encoded by the coding sequence ATGGATATTTTAAATCAAAGACATAAGGTTGGGTTAGGCGGTGTTGCTATAGGTACGGCATTTAGTGATATTTCGGATATTACAGCAAGTAATATTTTATCAACTGCCTGGGATGCTGGTATGAGATATTTTGATACTTCACCTTGGTACGGATTGACCAAGAGTGAAAGAAGGTTTGGTGAGTATCTTAAATCTAAAAGAAGGGATGAATTTGTATTTTCTACAAAAGTTGGTCGGTTGTTCAAAGAAGTCCCAAAGGATCAAGTGCCTCCCACGATGTGGAAAAATCCTCTGGATTATGATTTTATACATGATTATACATCCGATGGTGTCAAAAGGTCTATTGAAGAAAGTTTAAAAAGGACAGGTCTTTCTTACATTGATATTATATATGTTCATGACTTGTCAGAAGATCAGGTAGGAGATCGCTATCCTTACTTTTTAAAACAGGCTCAAAACGGTGCATTCAAAGCTTTGTCGGAGCTGCGTGATGAAGGAGTGATTAAAGCATGGGGGATGGGCGTCAACAAAATAGAACCAATTTTAGACTGTCTCAATTCCGCTGATCCAGATATCTGTCTATCAGCAACACAATATTCAATATTAGAACACGAAGATGCAGTCGACAGACTTCTTCCTGCGGTAAAGAAAGCAGGTGTGAAATTAGTTTCAGGAGCTGGTTTTAATTCGGGATATTTAGCGGGAAGAGAACGATATAACTACAAAAATCAGATTCCTAAGAGTATTGCTGAGAAGTACGAAAAATTAAAAAACATCGCTGAAAAATATCAAGTTAATCTAATAGATGCTTCAATTCAGTTCGTTTTAGCCGCAGAAGAATTTGCTTCAATTATACCTGGAGCCAGTAAGCCTGAGCAGGTAATTCAGAATGCAAAAGCAACACAGATTAATATACCTGCTGAATTCTGGACCGATTTAAAGTCTGAATCGATTATTTATGAAAAAGTAGCAATCCCTAAATAA
- a CDS encoding response regulator: MPTKIIRNFQIGIILSLLLLITSSVASYVSIQKQMKNRESFIRSKESIIFVKDILNSLLDAETGNRGYQLTTQESFLEPFNTSKLKYKLLVSKADKLNITEKNQTNILQNLLRTSEAMMEEFVLLIEKRRKGNLITTQELLQNKAEMDNCRSLVQDFVKNEEIKLAITNRDLNRSSTWSVLFIVFSATAAISVTAFIYVQMKSDIKRRDRLEKDLSYAKDLLEDTSEVAQVGGWEVNMKSGELFWSQSTREIHKVNSNFQPNFENAIGFFEGKNEERVRYLFDRAVKEGITFDEELQLLRSDGITIWVRLKGIPEFEEDVCQRIFGIIQDIDSYKKMILEITKREAMMQSFVKDVPVPLAMLDKDLNYIAVSSRWKQEFGIDHIDLIGHTLFSTAYPKIQENGIDIYQNALSGITYVNKDFILEVKGRQDIQHYDLKVGPWYLDENQVGGIIISIQNISDEVRVNEELKNAKETADMASRAKSEFLANMSHEIRTPLNGVIGFSDLLLGTPLNETQEQYLKYINDSGENLLHIINDILDFSKIESGKMELLIEESNLNEMLDQVINVILYQSQKKNIELLLNVEQGLPAMLLIDEARLKQILTNLLGNAVKFTVKGEIELKVEKLQMDQKNIVLRFSVRDTGIGIPADKQKYIFDAFTQENSSISKRYGGTGLGLTISNNILGYMGTNLSLISEPEKGSTFFFDIELPYLMSEPNDEMEVTIESALVVDDNETNRIILEHMLAHKNIKSTLAANGMEALEILMKGERFDVILMDYHMPLMSGVETIEKIRVLFKEWKEITPFIILSSSSEEKEIVTTIRDKDNSYLLLKPVKSHDLFKTLRKAVHRSVVDLTPVQSEKNSYSFSPGLEILLVDDNPINMVLNKRMMESLAPNAVLTEAVNGMQALEACQKKYFSIILMDVQMPIMNGIEATKQIRMLAGYDKVPIIGVTAGNITGEREKCLESGMADFLPKPFKKVDLQEILQKYISADNSNKNTTEVLNGRVPSSEIDIKRYINIDMLKEQTGNDPDFENIFLGLFIQELVSSEKDVKKATTERDIEEIRLILHKLKGTAASAGFFKLSKCALKWEMVRDNEIDFFVMQSDIQHEIKMGLEIAKGLIK; encoded by the coding sequence ATGCCTACAAAAATTATTAGAAATTTTCAAATCGGAATTATACTTTCACTGCTGTTGCTTATAACAAGTTCAGTAGCATCTTATGTCAGCATTCAGAAACAGATGAAAAACCGGGAGAGCTTTATCAGAAGTAAGGAGTCTATAATTTTTGTAAAAGATATCTTAAATTCTCTTCTGGATGCCGAGACTGGTAACCGGGGGTACCAGCTTACCACTCAGGAAAGTTTTCTTGAACCTTTTAATACAAGTAAACTTAAGTATAAATTGTTGGTCTCTAAAGCAGATAAACTTAATATTACAGAAAAAAACCAGACAAATATACTTCAAAATTTATTGCGAACATCGGAAGCGATGATGGAAGAATTTGTTTTGCTCATAGAGAAACGTAGGAAAGGAAATTTAATTACCACACAGGAACTTTTACAGAATAAGGCAGAGATGGATAACTGTCGCAGCTTGGTTCAGGATTTTGTAAAGAATGAGGAAATTAAGCTAGCCATCACCAATAGAGATTTGAACAGATCTTCCACGTGGTCTGTATTATTTATTGTTTTCTCCGCTACTGCAGCCATCAGCGTGACCGCATTCATTTACGTACAAATGAAATCTGATATTAAACGTCGGGATAGGTTGGAAAAGGATTTGTCTTATGCAAAGGATTTGCTTGAGGATACTAGTGAGGTCGCACAGGTAGGTGGATGGGAAGTTAATATGAAATCCGGGGAGCTGTTTTGGTCTCAGAGTACAAGAGAAATTCACAAAGTAAATAGCAATTTCCAACCAAATTTTGAAAATGCAATCGGATTTTTCGAGGGGAAAAATGAGGAAAGAGTTAGATACTTGTTCGACAGGGCGGTGAAAGAAGGAATAACTTTTGATGAGGAGCTTCAGCTTTTACGCAGTGACGGTATTACTATATGGGTTAGGTTGAAGGGGATTCCCGAATTTGAAGAAGATGTCTGCCAGAGAATTTTTGGAATCATTCAAGATATTGATTCTTATAAAAAGATGATACTGGAAATTACAAAGAGGGAAGCGATGATGCAGTCGTTTGTTAAAGATGTTCCTGTTCCTTTGGCCATGCTTGATAAAGATCTTAATTATATTGCAGTAAGCAGCAGATGGAAGCAGGAATTTGGAATAGATCATATAGATCTGATCGGACATACCCTCTTTTCTACTGCCTATCCTAAGATTCAAGAAAACGGAATAGATATTTATCAGAATGCATTATCAGGAATTACCTATGTGAATAAAGATTTTATATTGGAAGTGAAAGGCAGGCAAGATATTCAACATTATGATCTCAAAGTTGGACCATGGTATCTAGATGAAAATCAGGTAGGGGGAATCATTATATCGATACAGAATATCAGTGATGAGGTGAGGGTAAATGAAGAGCTTAAAAATGCGAAAGAGACTGCTGATATGGCCAGCAGGGCAAAATCTGAATTTCTCGCTAATATGAGCCATGAAATCAGGACGCCATTGAATGGAGTCATTGGATTCTCAGACCTTCTCTTGGGAACTCCTCTCAATGAAACGCAGGAACAGTACCTAAAATACATCAATGATTCGGGAGAAAATTTGCTTCATATCATCAATGATATTCTCGATTTTTCTAAGATCGAATCAGGCAAAATGGAACTCTTGATCGAAGAAAGCAACCTGAATGAGATGTTGGATCAGGTTATTAATGTTATTCTTTACCAGTCTCAGAAGAAAAATATTGAGCTTCTTCTTAACGTGGAGCAGGGTCTTCCTGCTATGCTTCTTATTGATGAAGCACGTTTAAAACAGATTCTGACCAATCTGTTGGGGAATGCTGTAAAATTTACAGTAAAAGGAGAAATAGAGCTGAAAGTGGAGAAACTGCAAATGGATCAGAAAAATATCGTCTTACGCTTCTCCGTCAGAGATACGGGAATAGGAATTCCGGCGGATAAACAAAAATACATTTTCGATGCATTTACTCAGGAAAACAGTTCCATTAGTAAACGATATGGTGGTACTGGTCTGGGGCTTACCATATCGAACAATATTCTGGGATATATGGGTACGAATCTCTCATTAATCAGTGAACCGGAAAAAGGGTCTACTTTTTTCTTCGATATAGAACTTCCTTATTTGATGTCTGAACCAAACGATGAGATGGAAGTTACTATTGAGAGCGCATTGGTGGTGGATGATAATGAAACGAACAGGATCATCCTTGAGCATATGCTTGCTCACAAAAATATCAAATCCACACTCGCTGCTAACGGAATGGAAGCCCTGGAGATCTTGATGAAAGGCGAACGGTTTGATGTGATACTGATGGATTACCACATGCCCCTGATGTCTGGTGTAGAAACAATTGAGAAAATAAGAGTGCTCTTCAAAGAGTGGAAAGAAATAACTCCATTTATCATACTTTCTTCTTCTTCGGAAGAGAAAGAGATTGTTACGACCATTCGCGATAAAGACAATTCATATCTGCTTTTAAAACCTGTAAAATCACACGATTTGTTTAAAACATTACGTAAAGCAGTCCACCGTAGCGTAGTGGACTTAACGCCAGTTCAGTCTGAAAAGAATTCGTATTCATTCTCTCCGGGACTGGAAATTTTGCTGGTTGATGATAATCCCATTAATATGGTCCTTAATAAAAGAATGATGGAGTCACTTGCTCCAAATGCAGTTTTAACGGAAGCAGTCAATGGGATGCAGGCATTAGAAGCATGTCAGAAAAAATATTTTTCCATTATACTTATGGATGTGCAGATGCCGATAATGAATGGTATCGAAGCAACAAAACAAATTCGGATGCTTGCAGGTTATGATAAAGTTCCTATCATTGGCGTGACGGCAGGTAATATAACAGGTGAAAGAGAAAAATGTTTAGAATCGGGAATGGCAGATTTCCTTCCAAAACCTTTCAAAAAAGTAGATCTTCAGGAAATACTACAAAAATACATTAGTGCTGATAATAGTAATAAAAATACAACTGAGGTTCTTAATGGGAGGGTACCCTCTTCAGAAATAGACATCAAACGGTATATTAATATCGATATGCTGAAAGAACAAACAGGGAATGATCCTGATTTCGAGAACATTTTTCTTGGACTTTTTATTCAGGAACTTGTTAGTTCAGAAAAAGATGTAAAAAAAGCAACAACAGAACGAGATATTGAAGAAATAAGGTTAATTCTTCATAAACTTAAGGGTACTGCCGCGAGTGCAGGATTTTTTAAACTGTCTAAATGCGCTCTGAAATGGGAAATGGTAAGAGATAATGAAATAGATTTTTTTGTTATGCAGAGTGATATACAACATGAAATAAAAATGGGGTTGGAAATTGCAAAGGGGCTGATAAAGTAA
- a CDS encoding AAA family ATPase, with translation MSFSKSCWSSGNVFLLPSWVEIYQTDNERKQKWEETLFTYTKIKETYLKYNYDVIDVPKSTVENRIEFLLSHLPNDNRH, from the coding sequence ATCTCGTTCAGCAAATCTTGTTGGTCATCAGGAAATGTATTTTTATTACCATCATGGGTTGAAATCTATCAGACCGATAATGAAAGAAAACAGAAATGGGAGGAAACTTTGTTTACTTATACAAAAATAAAAGAAACATATCTGAAATATAATTATGATGTGATAGATGTTCCAAAGAGTACCGTCGAAAACCGTATAGAATTTTTACTAAGCCATTTACCTAATGATAATAGACATTGA
- a CDS encoding saccharopine dehydrogenase — MGSNILIVGGKGIVGKTIHRILRSRNQDCNIFIGSRKEGTTDHDVMIDVNKPETFKAVLNRNIDLIILAVNDKEDYILRFAIDNSIDYIDITKPTPDLVKALVIADNTQNINSRIVFSSGWMGGLISGLMKILSHNPENIREVKLYVYYSVKDIAGESSAYFMAENVARPFISYQTNRQIFVRHFLNSEDFKFSFGIGKRQAYNFDVPDLYILNQIEKIPTVNVKMTYDSKFITWLLGTFQKLRIFNILSLKQRRVIFGSSGSGDQSVFEIVIKEGQREKKLSLQSKKGQAELTALATVLHAEMLLHGEFKNKIYFAHQLHDPRKLYQSLAKYEGITIETRV, encoded by the coding sequence ATGGGTTCAAATATTTTAATTGTCGGAGGAAAAGGAATAGTTGGAAAAACGATACACAGAATTCTGCGCTCCAGAAATCAAGATTGTAATATATTTATCGGAAGCCGGAAAGAAGGGACCACGGATCACGATGTAATGATCGATGTCAATAAGCCTGAAACTTTCAAGGCTGTCTTAAACAGAAATATTGATCTTATTATTCTTGCTGTCAATGATAAAGAGGATTATATCCTCAGGTTTGCTATTGATAATAGTATTGACTACATTGACATTACAAAACCGACGCCTGATCTTGTAAAAGCTCTAGTTATAGCAGATAATACACAAAATATCAACAGCAGGATCGTATTCAGTTCAGGATGGATGGGAGGACTCATCAGCGGACTTATGAAAATTCTATCTCATAATCCCGAAAACATACGAGAAGTAAAACTGTATGTATATTACTCTGTCAAGGATATTGCAGGAGAAAGCTCCGCTTATTTTATGGCAGAGAATGTAGCCAGGCCGTTTATCAGCTATCAGACTAACCGGCAGATATTTGTGAGACATTTTCTGAATTCTGAAGATTTTAAGTTTTCTTTCGGAATCGGAAAGCGACAGGCTTATAACTTTGATGTTCCAGATCTTTATATTTTAAATCAGATCGAAAAAATACCTACAGTCAATGTTAAAATGACCTATGATTCAAAATTCATCACCTGGCTTTTGGGAACATTCCAAAAGTTAAGGATCTTTAATATTTTATCATTAAAGCAACGTCGGGTTATTTTCGGTTCGAGTGGTAGCGGTGACCAGTCTGTATTTGAAATTGTAATCAAAGAGGGGCAACGAGAAAAAAAGCTAAGCCTACAAAGCAAAAAAGGACAAGCAGAGCTCACGGCACTTGCTACCGTTTTGCACGCTGAAATGCTACTTCATGGCGAGTTTAAGAACAAAATATATTTTGCCCATCAACTTCATGATCCTAGAAAACTTTATCAGTCATTGGCTAAATATGAAGGTATAACAATTGAAACAAGAGTATGA
- a CDS encoding DNA alkylation repair protein — translation MDALIEKLKSIEHGFKHIIEAGDLILQDTSIDHLEFGTNLLEYDAYQIRMLATYLFGQLSVKNSNALEILETKIATDNNWRVQEMLAKAFDYYCQTVGYEKSLTKIKSWINDKNPNLKRAVIEGLRIWTNRPYFKENPELAIQLIAKARFDDSEYVRKSIGNSLRDISKKHKVLVDNEVSNWNLADKKIMFIQKLIYK, via the coding sequence ATGGATGCACTCATTGAAAAATTAAAAAGTATTGAACACGGCTTCAAACATATCATTGAAGCAGGTGACCTTATTTTACAAGATACTTCCATCGACCATTTGGAATTTGGAACAAACCTGCTAGAGTATGACGCTTATCAGATCCGAATGTTAGCCACTTATCTCTTTGGGCAATTATCAGTCAAAAATTCAAATGCACTTGAAATACTTGAGACCAAAATTGCAACGGATAATAACTGGAGGGTACAGGAAATGTTAGCTAAAGCTTTTGATTATTACTGTCAAACTGTTGGCTATGAGAAATCACTAACAAAAATCAAAAGTTGGATCAATGATAAAAATCCTAATCTAAAAAGGGCTGTTATTGAAGGTTTACGTATTTGGACAAATCGACCTTATTTCAAAGAAAATCCTGAACTTGCCATTCAGTTGATTGCAAAAGCCAGATTTGACGATAGTGAGTATGTAAGAAAGTCCATCGGCAATTCATTGCGGGATATCAGTAAAAAACATAAAGTTTTGGTGGATAATGAGGTTTCTAATTGGAATTTAGCAGACAAAAAAATTATGTTTATACAGAAATTGATCTATAAATAA
- a CDS encoding DUF2004 domain-containing protein produces the protein MKEYTLPHFGNLATENLDEYYDVNIEFDGDEIEIDLNFENKTIDTITMDKVKNFIENIEKHNKLNHTYILNDYNDEDGDTVRSYLEHHLEEVEKEELSDLINFDDKTTEPELQLLKNLKLVRIGLYPDNEDNFAIFDYSIGVEITDYLVVLNTDEKGQLDYMAMES, from the coding sequence ATGAAAGAATACACTTTACCCCATTTCGGAAATTTAGCGACAGAAAATTTGGACGAATATTACGATGTTAACATTGAGTTCGACGGAGATGAAATTGAAATAGATCTAAACTTCGAAAACAAAACCATTGATACAATAACAATGGACAAAGTGAAAAATTTCATTGAAAATATTGAAAAACATAACAAGCTTAACCATACCTATATTCTCAATGATTATAATGACGAAGATGGTGACACTGTAAGATCTTATTTGGAACATCATCTTGAAGAAGTTGAAAAAGAAGAACTTTCAGATCTTATAAACTTTGACGATAAGACCACTGAACCTGAACTGCAACTTTTAAAGAATTTAAAATTAGTTAGAATTGGACTTTATCCTGATAATGAAGACAATTTCGCAATTTTTGATTATTCAATTGGAGTAGAAATAACAGATTATTTAGTTGTACTTAATACTGATGAAAAGGGACAATTAGATTATATGGCAATGGAAAGCTAA
- a CDS encoding helix-turn-helix domain-containing protein, protein MKIKVYSPSNPLLKKYIECIYLLTRTFEEEPARYITFPSIFTIVSISEKSKAITKGNQLIIGQYDDNDMETNLVSNFNKQVYVQYEGKINEITIYFKPLAINAFLEQDLNHYNSSNFSEFLPFEDYRETMIDILSLQNDAEKIEAVERYWLSKLRGFQHNFLETVLSEMMCYENDAVTITELCEKNSISRTTLNKHFDRHICKTPSQFKKILRFRNAVNKYASDKSKNNLTDIAYSVDYFDQSHMTREFKSVTGLSPKVFFEKTTALEKKQIHWLFL, encoded by the coding sequence ATGAAAATAAAAGTTTATTCCCCTTCAAATCCTCTTCTTAAAAAATACATAGAGTGTATTTATTTACTCACACGTACCTTTGAAGAAGAACCCGCCAGATACATCACCTTCCCATCTATTTTCACCATTGTATCAATCAGTGAAAAATCAAAAGCGATTACTAAAGGAAATCAATTAATCATCGGGCAATATGACGACAACGATATGGAAACCAATCTAGTGTCTAATTTCAATAAACAAGTGTATGTCCAGTACGAAGGGAAAATTAACGAAATTACTATCTATTTTAAACCATTGGCGATTAATGCATTTTTGGAGCAGGACTTAAACCATTACAACAGCTCCAACTTTTCTGAATTTTTACCTTTTGAAGATTACAGAGAAACGATGATTGATATTCTTTCTTTACAAAATGATGCCGAAAAAATTGAGGCTGTTGAAAGGTATTGGTTATCCAAATTAAGAGGATTTCAGCATAATTTCCTTGAGACTGTTTTGTCTGAAATGATGTGTTATGAAAATGACGCAGTAACCATTACAGAACTATGCGAAAAAAATTCTATTTCGCGCACCACATTGAACAAACACTTTGACAGACATATCTGCAAAACACCATCTCAATTCAAAAAGATATTAAGATTTAGAAATGCGGTCAACAAATACGCATCAGATAAGTCAAAAAACAATTTAACGGATATCGCCTATAGTGTTGATTATTTTGACCAGTCTCATATGACAAGAGAATTCAAATCTGTGACAGGGTTATCTCCCAAGGTTTTCTTTGAAAAAACAACTGCACTGGAAAAAAAACAAATTCACTGGCTGTTTTTATAG
- a CDS encoding serine hydrolase domain-containing protein — protein sequence MTIRQIYFSTAIFLTALLQPIVVKSQNQENIINPIKSHLKILEKENNLSGVVLIAKDGKPIFKETFGFSNLPDRVKNKPDTKFNLASINKMFTAIAIMQLVESGKISLQDKVGQYLLDYPNKMVADSVTIHQLLTHTSGMFSFWEEYDKLAKEKFKTVDDYLPLFVDKKLAFAPGSSFLYSNSGYMVLGLLIEKVSGQNYFDFVKQHIYKPSKMINTDAYELDNAIPNLATGYTMSLEEPGQWKNNSFLNPTKGTPAGGGYSTVDDLLNFSNTLQNNILLSKENTTLCTSGKVKFREGMYGYGFEETIINGHRIFGHTGGHDGVASEIMIYPDLGYTVVILTNGEVENYWEASNLIKKQLVGSAPSIDNFFYTKDIIKTVTNKGYEAGIKEIELNSKKHSLRENLIERYAYKQLFEKKTNRAIDLFKLNLHFFSNSTNGYYYISEAYRLSGQKKQAIEYLKLYLEKEPEDNAAQLKYKLLIK from the coding sequence ATGACCATTCGTCAAATCTATTTTTCTACAGCTATTTTCCTTACAGCTCTTTTACAACCTATTGTGGTCAAATCACAAAATCAGGAAAATATAATTAATCCGATAAAGTCTCATTTAAAAATTCTTGAAAAAGAAAATAACTTAAGCGGGGTTGTTCTCATTGCAAAAGATGGCAAACCAATCTTCAAAGAAACATTTGGCTTTTCCAATTTGCCGGATCGTGTTAAAAATAAACCGGACACGAAGTTCAATTTGGCTTCTATCAACAAGATGTTCACCGCAATCGCTATTATGCAATTGGTGGAATCTGGGAAAATTTCGCTTCAAGATAAAGTAGGCCAATATCTTTTGGATTATCCCAATAAAATGGTTGCCGACTCGGTGACCATCCATCAATTATTAACGCACACTTCCGGAATGTTCAGTTTTTGGGAGGAATATGATAAGCTTGCAAAAGAAAAATTCAAAACAGTTGATGATTACCTTCCATTGTTTGTTGATAAAAAACTTGCCTTTGCTCCAGGTAGCAGCTTCTTGTACAGCAATTCCGGATATATGGTTTTAGGATTACTTATTGAAAAAGTGTCTGGCCAAAATTATTTTGATTTCGTAAAACAACACATTTACAAACCTTCAAAAATGATTAATACGGATGCTTACGAATTGGATAATGCCATTCCAAATTTGGCGACCGGCTATACAATGTCATTAGAAGAACCGGGGCAATGGAAAAATAATTCTTTTTTGAATCCCACAAAAGGAACGCCTGCTGGTGGTGGTTATTCAACAGTTGACGATTTGCTAAATTTCTCCAATACTTTACAAAACAATATTTTACTCAGCAAAGAGAATACAACGCTTTGTACATCAGGTAAAGTAAAGTTTAGAGAAGGAATGTATGGCTATGGATTTGAAGAAACCATCATCAATGGGCATCGTATTTTTGGACATACCGGCGGACACGATGGTGTTGCCAGTGAAATAATGATTTATCCGGATTTGGGTTATACTGTTGTCATTCTAACCAATGGAGAGGTCGAAAATTATTGGGAAGCGAGTAATCTGATTAAAAAACAATTGGTGGGTTCAGCACCATCCATTGACAATTTCTTTTACACTAAAGATATCATCAAGACCGTAACCAACAAAGGCTACGAAGCAGGAATTAAAGAAATAGAGCTCAACTCAAAGAAACATTCATTAAGGGAAAATCTTATTGAAAGATATGCTTATAAGCAGTTGTTCGAAAAAAAGACCAATCGGGCAATTGACTTGTTTAAGTTAAATCTTCACTTTTTCTCCAACTCAACCAATGGCTATTATTACATCAGTGAAGCCTATAGACTCTCAGGTCAAAAAAAACAAGCGATTGAATATCTAAAGTTATACCTTGAAAAAGAGCCGGAAGATAATGCGGCTCAATTAAAGTATAAACTGCTAATTAAATAA
- a CDS encoding helix-turn-helix domain-containing protein, whose amino-acid sequence MKSVIHQLPNDFFNKNLKQSNVYFYQTQKSSEKNRVNFQQNLLCLLLVGEKELYYADTRYKFNNTTLFLLPKGNTLMTEKVSTFQNYSSILLFFSDDFLTDFILNNKVTTDRKLKGNNSLTIIAKDDYIFNFQKSLLLLKDNFARDEKLSNLKTEEILLYLYRKHPKIINNFIQNALSSNPHFEFKKLISKNLYQPLSIEELAFLSNMSLSSFKRKFNEVYQTSPRQYFIKNRMEKAKKELLNNKRSSDFFYELGYENLSSFSHEFKKYFGMSPKKFAESL is encoded by the coding sequence ATGAAATCCGTAATCCATCAGTTACCCAATGACTTTTTTAATAAAAATTTAAAGCAGTCAAACGTATATTTTTATCAAACTCAGAAATCTTCAGAGAAAAACAGAGTCAATTTTCAACAAAATCTTTTGTGCTTATTATTAGTGGGCGAAAAGGAACTTTATTATGCAGATACCCGATATAAATTTAATAATACCACTCTATTTCTACTGCCGAAAGGTAATACTTTGATGACCGAAAAAGTAAGTACTTTTCAAAATTACAGTAGTATCCTGCTTTTCTTTTCTGATGATTTTCTGACGGATTTTATTTTAAATAATAAAGTAACAACTGATAGGAAACTAAAAGGAAATAATAGTTTAACCATTATAGCCAAAGATGACTACATCTTCAATTTCCAAAAATCATTATTGCTTTTAAAAGATAATTTTGCCCGAGATGAAAAATTAAGTAATCTGAAAACGGAAGAAATCTTACTTTATCTGTATAGAAAACATCCCAAGATTATCAATAATTTTATTCAAAATGCTTTAAGCAGTAATCCTCATTTTGAATTTAAAAAATTAATCAGCAAAAACCTCTATCAACCTTTGTCAATTGAAGAGCTTGCCTTCCTTTCTAATATGAGCCTTTCCTCATTTAAACGAAAATTCAATGAAGTTTACCAGACTTCTCCAAGACAATATTTTATAAAAAACAGAATGGAAAAAGCAAAAAAAGAATTGCTGAACAACAAACGTTCTTCAGATTTCTTTTATGAATTGGGGTACGAAAACCTTTCATCATTCAGCCACGAATTCAAAAAATACTTTGGAATGTCACCGAAGAAATTTGCAGAATCGCTTTGA
- a CDS encoding YbhB/YbcL family Raf kinase inhibitor-like protein, producing MKKTFFSLLFSVITLNTFAQTFTIKSTELGGQATKKQMSNSMGCNGDNISPQLYWENVPKNAQSFAITIHDENAPTGSGWWHWLVFDIPSAISELKSNAGNIEKKLAPKNAIQSKTDFGISGYGGPCPPSGSGFHKYTVTIYALKVEKLGLDANANAALVGFYLEQNAIEKASLIFYSKM from the coding sequence ATGAAAAAAACATTCTTTTCACTTCTGTTTAGCGTAATTACGCTAAACACTTTCGCTCAAACCTTTACTATAAAAAGTACTGAACTGGGTGGACAAGCCACAAAAAAGCAAATGTCAAATTCTATGGGTTGTAATGGAGATAATATTTCACCCCAATTGTATTGGGAAAACGTTCCCAAAAATGCTCAAAGCTTCGCCATTACTATTCACGATGAAAATGCACCTACGGGAAGCGGTTGGTGGCATTGGCTGGTTTTTGATATTCCGTCTGCGATTTCCGAATTAAAATCAAATGCAGGCAATATCGAAAAAAAGCTGGCTCCCAAAAATGCGATACAAAGTAAAACAGATTTCGGCATTTCCGGATACGGTGGTCCTTGTCCGCCAAGTGGAAGCGGATTTCACAAATACACTGTTACCATCTATGCCCTTAAAGTAGAAAAATTAGGTTTAGATGCCAATGCTAATGCAGCTTTAGTAGGCTTTTACCTGGAGCAAAATGCTATCGAAAAAGCATCATTAATTTTTTACTCAAAAATGTAA